Proteins encoded by one window of Bacillus rossius redtenbacheri isolate Brsri chromosome 3, Brsri_v3, whole genome shotgun sequence:
- the LOC134530263 gene encoding uncharacterized protein LOC134530263, producing the protein MSKAEFLWSYLNCIRYIVYIVLCNLARMCARRASFAGDGEMFYSLLKAIGIDPESEDQFDIVGNLPEEIAVLILGYLPPASLASAMQVSRRWCGICHSDSRLRSTIKVHLRRERLGRVMPLGVSRALDNGNARSWRISGKEQIPVLPDSDLNSSHADTSSGSESSQSPLFLRQAKNYPESNSPPRKQGLRL; encoded by the exons ATGTCAAAAGCTGAATTTCTGTGGTCGTATTTGAATTGTATTAGGTATATTGTTTACATTGTGCTGTGTAATCTTGCCAGAATGTGTGCACGTAGAGCTAGCTTTGCAGGAGATGGTGAAATGTTTTATTCATTGCTGAAAGCTATAGGGATTGACCCAGAGTCAGAAGATCAATTTGATATAGTTGGTAATCTACCAGAAGAAATTGCAGTGCTAATATTAGG GTACCTGCCCCCGGCGTCGCTGGCGAGCGCAATGCAGGTGAGCAGGAGGTGGTGCGGCATCTGCCACAGCGACAGCCGGCTGAGGTCTACCATCAAGGTGCACCTGCGGCGGGAGAGGCTTGGCCGAGTCATGCCGCTCGGCGTCTCGCGCGCGCTGGACAACGGCAACGCCAGGAGCTGGAGGATCAGCGGCAAGGAGCAGATCCCCGTCCTCCCAG ACAGCGACTTGAACTCTTCCCACGCGGACACCTCTTCTGGGTCAGAGTCTTCGCAGAGTCCTCTTTTCTTGAGGCAAGCAAAGAACTATCCTGAGTCAAACAGCCCGCCTCGCAAGCAAGGCCTTAGGCTGTAG